One Microbacterium keratanolyticum DNA window includes the following coding sequences:
- a CDS encoding DMT family transporter, translated as MTRSDTAQPPRRRILVQFVLLALTWGSSFLFIAIALTALSPAQVVLGRLMIGAVTLGLICLVTRRRLPAFGVVWAHFFVVSLLLCVIPFLLFASAQQEISSGLASIYNATTPLMTVLIAWVALRSERLTRTTLIGVALGFLGVLVVLGPWNGLGTGTLLAQVSCLGATASYGAAFVYLRRFISPRGIDPIAAATMQVGLGAVVMVALAPFIALSPVSLTVPAVAALIALGALGTGVAYAWNTSIVDAWGATNASTVTYLAPVVGVTLGVLILAEHVEWHQPLGALIVIAGIAISHGRLRLPTRRGATPDRIRMGE; from the coding sequence GTGACCCGTTCGGACACTGCACAGCCCCCGCGCAGGCGCATCCTCGTGCAGTTCGTGCTGCTGGCTCTCACGTGGGGCTCGAGCTTCCTGTTCATCGCGATCGCCCTGACGGCGCTCTCACCGGCCCAGGTCGTCCTGGGAAGACTCATGATCGGGGCGGTCACTCTGGGACTGATCTGCCTGGTCACCCGACGACGACTGCCCGCGTTCGGAGTCGTATGGGCCCACTTCTTCGTCGTCAGCCTGCTGCTCTGCGTGATCCCGTTCCTTCTGTTCGCCAGCGCGCAACAGGAGATCTCATCCGGGCTCGCCAGCATCTACAACGCGACCACCCCGCTGATGACCGTGTTGATCGCCTGGGTCGCGCTCCGCTCCGAGCGGCTCACCAGGACCACACTGATCGGCGTCGCGCTCGGCTTCCTGGGCGTGCTCGTCGTACTGGGCCCGTGGAACGGACTCGGCACAGGGACGCTGCTGGCGCAGGTCTCCTGTCTCGGCGCCACAGCCAGCTACGGCGCCGCCTTCGTGTACCTGCGCAGATTCATCTCCCCCCGCGGCATCGACCCGATCGCGGCAGCCACGATGCAGGTGGGCCTCGGCGCGGTCGTCATGGTGGCACTGGCACCGTTCATCGCCCTGTCCCCGGTGTCGCTCACAGTTCCGGCCGTCGCCGCGCTCATCGCACTGGGTGCGCTCGGAACAGGTGTCGCCTACGCGTGGAACACCAGCATCGTCGACGCGTGGGGTGCGACGAACGCATCCACCGTCACCTACCTCGCCCCCGTCGTCGGCGTGACCCTGGGCGTCCTCATCCTCGCCGAGCACGTGGAGTGGCACCAGCCGCTCGGTGCGCTGATCGTCATCGCTGGCATTGCGATCTCCCACGGACGGCTCCGTCTGCCGACACGACGAGGCGCCACCCCCGATCGAATTCGCATGGGCGAATGA
- the hpaE gene encoding 5-carboxymethyl-2-hydroxymuconate semialdehyde dehydrogenase: MTDSRIPADLPEKIQHYIDGEFVDSVDGDTFEVLDPVTNKTYVHAAAGKKADIERAVEAAKRAFAEGPWPRMLPRERSRVLHRIADIVESRDARLAELESFDSGLPITQALGQARRAAENFRFFADLIVAQADDAFKVPGKQMNYVNRKPIGVAGLITPWNTPFMLESWKLGPALATGNTVVLKPAEFTPLSASLWAGIFEEAGLPKGVFNLVNGLGEDAGDALVKHPDVPLISFTGESGTGKLIFSNAAPFLKGLSMELGGKSPAVVFADADLDVAIDACIFGVFSLNGERCTAGSRIMVERSIYDEFVERYAAQAQRIRVGLPNDPATEVGALVHPEHYDKVMSYVEIGKSEGRLVAGGGRPEGFDEGNFVAPTVFADVSPDARIFQEEIFGPVVAITPFDTEEEALALANNTAYGLAAYVWTNDLRRGHNFAGAIEAGMVWLNSNNVRDLRTPFGGVKASGLGHEGGYRSIDFYTDQQSVHITLGAPHNPTFGKN, from the coding sequence ATGACCGACTCGCGTATTCCCGCAGACCTGCCGGAGAAGATCCAGCACTACATCGACGGCGAGTTCGTCGATTCGGTCGACGGCGACACCTTCGAGGTGCTCGACCCGGTGACCAACAAGACCTACGTGCACGCCGCGGCGGGCAAGAAGGCCGACATCGAGCGCGCCGTCGAAGCGGCCAAGCGTGCGTTCGCCGAAGGCCCCTGGCCCCGGATGCTCCCGCGTGAGCGCTCGCGCGTGCTCCACCGCATCGCCGACATCGTCGAGTCGCGCGACGCCCGCCTCGCCGAGCTGGAGTCCTTCGACTCGGGCCTGCCGATCACGCAGGCACTGGGGCAGGCTCGCCGCGCCGCCGAGAACTTCCGCTTCTTCGCCGACCTCATCGTCGCGCAGGCCGACGACGCCTTCAAGGTTCCCGGCAAGCAGATGAACTACGTCAACCGCAAGCCGATCGGCGTCGCAGGTCTCATCACGCCTTGGAACACGCCCTTCATGCTCGAGTCGTGGAAGCTCGGCCCGGCCCTCGCGACCGGCAACACGGTCGTGCTGAAGCCCGCCGAGTTCACGCCGCTGTCTGCGTCCCTGTGGGCCGGCATCTTCGAGGAGGCAGGCCTGCCCAAGGGCGTCTTCAACCTCGTGAACGGCCTGGGTGAAGACGCGGGTGACGCCCTCGTGAAGCACCCCGACGTCCCGCTCATCTCCTTCACGGGTGAGAGCGGAACCGGCAAGCTCATCTTCAGCAACGCGGCCCCCTTCCTCAAGGGCCTCTCGATGGAGCTCGGCGGCAAGAGCCCGGCCGTCGTGTTCGCAGACGCCGACCTCGACGTCGCGATCGACGCGTGCATCTTCGGCGTCTTCTCCCTCAACGGCGAGCGCTGCACCGCAGGTTCCCGCATCATGGTCGAGCGCTCGATCTACGACGAGTTCGTCGAGCGCTACGCGGCGCAGGCGCAGCGCATCCGCGTCGGTCTCCCGAACGACCCCGCCACCGAGGTCGGCGCGCTCGTGCACCCCGAGCACTACGACAAGGTCATGAGCTACGTCGAGATCGGAAAGAGCGAAGGACGCCTCGTCGCCGGCGGCGGGCGCCCGGAGGGCTTCGACGAGGGCAACTTCGTCGCCCCGACCGTCTTCGCCGACGTCTCCCCCGACGCCCGCATCTTCCAGGAGGAGATCTTCGGCCCGGTCGTCGCGATCACGCCCTTCGACACCGAGGAGGAGGCGCTCGCGCTCGCGAACAACACCGCCTACGGTCTCGCCGCCTACGTGTGGACGAACGACCTGCGCCGCGGGCACAACTTCGCAGGTGCCATCGAGGCGGGCATGGTGTGGCTGAACAGCAACAACGTGCGCGACCTCCGCACCCCGTTCGGCGGCGTCAAGGCCTCGGGCCTCGGCCACGAGGGCGGCTACCGCTCGATCGACTTCTACACCGACCAGCAGAGCGTGCACATCACGCTCGGCGCACCCCACAACCCGACCTTCGGCAAGAACTGA
- a CDS encoding fumarylacetoacetate hydrolase family protein, translated as MTESTSRPGKIIAIHLNYPSRADQRGRRPAAPSYFFKPSSSLAPSGGTVERPAGTELLAFEGEVALIIGTRARWVSVDDAWSHVASVTASNDLGLYDLRANDKGSNVRNKGGDGYTPLGPELIDARTVDPTGLRVRAWVNGELRQDDTTADLLFPFPQLIADLSQHLTLEPGDIILTGTPAGSSVIVPGDVVEIEVDAPDAPGAPSSGRLLTTVTQGERAFDPAVGSMPSVDDLQREEAWGSREEAGLPPAPAKWTLSPEIRAQLMEAPTAGLSAQLRKRGHHSCFIDGVSANIAGTKIVGTAKTLRFVPFREDLFKSHGGGYNAQKRAFDAVEEGEIIVIEARGDASTGTLGDILALRAKARGAAGVVSDGGVRDFAAVAEIGLPVFSQGAHPSVLGRKHVPWDVDVTIACGGAAVQPGDVIVGDSDGVVVIPPHLVEEVVAETLAQEEEDAWIALQVEAGNPVDGLFPMNAEWRAKYDARDQEA; from the coding sequence GTGACGGAATCGACCAGTCGACCCGGCAAGATCATCGCGATCCATCTGAACTACCCATCGCGCGCCGATCAGCGCGGCCGCCGCCCCGCAGCCCCCTCCTACTTCTTCAAGCCGTCCAGCTCTCTCGCCCCCTCGGGGGGCACGGTCGAGCGCCCCGCTGGCACCGAGCTCCTCGCTTTCGAGGGCGAGGTCGCCCTGATCATCGGCACGAGGGCTCGCTGGGTCAGCGTCGACGACGCCTGGAGCCACGTGGCATCCGTCACGGCGTCCAACGACCTCGGCCTCTACGACCTGCGCGCCAACGACAAGGGATCCAACGTGCGCAACAAGGGCGGCGACGGCTACACCCCGCTCGGCCCCGAGCTCATCGACGCACGCACGGTCGATCCGACGGGTCTCCGCGTGCGCGCCTGGGTCAACGGCGAACTGCGACAGGACGACACCACGGCTGACCTGCTCTTCCCGTTCCCGCAGCTCATCGCCGACCTCTCGCAGCACCTCACCCTGGAGCCCGGCGACATCATCCTCACCGGCACGCCCGCCGGGTCGTCGGTCATCGTCCCGGGCGATGTGGTCGAGATCGAGGTGGATGCTCCGGATGCACCGGGTGCCCCGTCCTCCGGGCGTCTGCTCACGACCGTGACGCAGGGCGAGCGCGCCTTCGACCCCGCCGTCGGATCGATGCCCTCGGTCGACGATCTGCAGCGCGAAGAGGCCTGGGGCTCCCGGGAAGAAGCCGGTCTGCCGCCCGCGCCCGCGAAGTGGACCCTCTCCCCCGAGATCCGGGCTCAGCTCATGGAGGCTCCGACCGCAGGCCTGTCGGCCCAGCTGCGCAAGCGCGGGCACCACTCCTGCTTCATCGACGGTGTCTCGGCGAACATCGCCGGGACCAAGATCGTCGGCACCGCGAAGACGCTGCGCTTCGTGCCCTTCCGCGAAGATCTCTTCAAGAGCCACGGCGGCGGGTACAACGCGCAGAAGCGGGCGTTCGACGCCGTGGAAGAAGGCGAGATCATCGTGATCGAGGCCCGAGGGGATGCGAGCACCGGCACGCTCGGCGACATCCTCGCCCTGCGCGCCAAGGCGCGTGGCGCGGCAGGCGTCGTGAGTGACGGCGGCGTGCGCGACTTCGCGGCCGTCGCCGAGATCGGCCTTCCTGTCTTCTCTCAGGGGGCGCATCCCTCCGTTCTGGGACGCAAGCACGTGCCGTGGGACGTCGACGTCACGATCGCCTGCGGCGGCGCTGCCGTGCAGCCCGGTGACGTCATCGTCGGCGACAGCGACGGAGTCGTCGTGATCCCCCCGCACCTCGTCGAAGAGGTCGTCGCCGAGACGCTCGCCCAGGAGGAGGAAGACGCCTGGATCGCCCTGCAGGTCGAGGCGGGCAACCCCGTCGACGGACTGTTCCCGATGAACGCCGAGTGGCGCGCGAAGTACGACGCCCGCGACCAGGAGGCGTGA
- a CDS encoding aldolase/citrate lyase family protein — MPLHLSPSFREALAASERALIGMWGCAGSSVMTEIAAGSGLDWLLIDMEHSANTLDSVQSQLQVTAAYPITPLVRVPWNDQVLIKQVLDLGAQNLIVPMVSSAAEAEAAVRAMHYPPKGVRGVGSALARSARWNRVENYLAEASAHISLTVQIETTAGVEAAAEIAAVDGVDAVFVGPSDLAASMGYLGQQTHPEVLAAVARTFAAVAAAGTPVGVNAFDPIAAESYIAEGADFVAVGADVALLARASEALAARFIPSSDDAGRASY; from the coding sequence ATGCCACTTCATCTGAGCCCGTCCTTTCGTGAGGCCCTCGCGGCGTCCGAACGTGCGCTCATCGGCATGTGGGGGTGTGCGGGCAGCTCTGTCATGACCGAGATCGCCGCAGGCTCGGGTCTGGACTGGCTGCTGATCGACATGGAGCACTCGGCGAACACGCTCGACAGCGTGCAGTCTCAGTTGCAGGTCACCGCGGCCTACCCGATCACGCCGCTCGTTCGTGTGCCGTGGAACGACCAGGTGCTCATCAAGCAGGTGCTCGATCTGGGCGCGCAGAACCTGATCGTGCCGATGGTCTCCTCCGCTGCGGAAGCCGAAGCCGCCGTCCGCGCCATGCACTACCCGCCGAAGGGCGTCCGCGGCGTCGGCAGCGCTCTGGCCCGGAGCGCACGCTGGAACCGCGTCGAGAACTATCTCGCCGAGGCATCCGCGCACATCTCGCTCACGGTGCAGATCGAGACGACCGCGGGGGTCGAGGCTGCGGCCGAGATCGCCGCCGTCGACGGCGTCGATGCGGTGTTCGTCGGTCCGTCCGACCTTGCCGCGTCCATGGGGTATCTCGGTCAGCAGACGCACCCCGAGGTGCTCGCCGCTGTGGCCCGCACCTTCGCCGCGGTCGCAGCCGCAGGCACGCCGGTCGGCGTCAACGCCTTCGATCCGATCGCCGCCGAGTCGTACATCGCCGAAGGTGCGGATTTCGTCGCCGTCGGGGCGGATGTCGCACTGCTGGCCCGCGCCTCGGAGGCGCTGGCCGCACGGTTCATCCCCTCGTCCGACGACGCCGGTCGCGCGAGCTACTGA
- a CDS encoding MFS transporter, translating into MSGQSDPGFTPTGTIAATKDRRRVVFATVVGTTVEWYDFFIYATAVGLVFGQLFFAPLGANSALIAFATVGVSFLFRPLGAFLAGHFGDKLGRKVVLMWTLILMGAATALIGVLPTYEAIGITAPILLVLLRILQGISAGGEWGGAVLMAVEHAPKKKRGIFGASPQIGVPLGLLLASGVMAIMTAIAPGDQFLIWGWRVPFLLSVVLILVGYYVRRKVEESPVFAELAERKEEAKMPIVQLFKKHLLLVIIAAFVFAGNNAVGYMTTGGYIQGYATNPEGALAMERGPVLWAVTGSAVTWLISTLVAGWVCDRIGRRNTYIAGWIMQLVGVFTLFPLVNTGDVGLLFAGLAILTIGLGFTYGPQAALYTELFPASIRFSGVSISYAIGAIAGGAFAPTIATAIVQATGSTEAVTWYLAGMTVLGLIATLLLRDRSGIPLGPDHEAEQSVSPIYGLAKA; encoded by the coding sequence ATGAGCGGGCAGTCAGATCCCGGGTTCACGCCCACAGGCACCATCGCAGCGACGAAAGATCGCCGCCGCGTCGTCTTTGCCACTGTTGTCGGAACCACTGTCGAGTGGTACGACTTCTTCATCTATGCCACGGCCGTCGGCCTGGTCTTCGGTCAGCTCTTCTTCGCACCGCTCGGCGCGAACAGTGCACTGATCGCCTTCGCGACGGTGGGTGTGAGCTTCCTGTTCCGCCCGCTCGGCGCCTTCCTCGCCGGGCACTTCGGCGACAAGCTCGGCCGCAAGGTCGTGCTCATGTGGACGCTCATCCTGATGGGTGCGGCCACCGCCCTCATCGGCGTGCTGCCCACCTACGAGGCCATCGGCATCACGGCCCCGATCCTGCTCGTGCTGCTGCGCATCCTGCAGGGCATCTCGGCCGGCGGTGAGTGGGGCGGCGCTGTGCTCATGGCCGTTGAACACGCCCCCAAGAAGAAGCGCGGCATCTTCGGCGCCTCGCCGCAGATCGGCGTTCCGCTGGGTCTGCTCCTCGCCTCGGGCGTCATGGCGATCATGACCGCGATCGCTCCGGGCGACCAGTTCCTCATCTGGGGCTGGCGTGTGCCGTTCCTGCTGAGTGTCGTGCTGATCCTCGTCGGCTACTACGTGCGCCGCAAGGTCGAGGAGAGCCCCGTCTTCGCTGAGCTCGCAGAGCGCAAGGAAGAGGCCAAGATGCCGATCGTGCAGCTCTTCAAGAAGCACCTGCTGCTCGTCATCATCGCGGCCTTCGTCTTCGCCGGAAACAACGCGGTCGGCTACATGACCACGGGCGGCTATATCCAGGGCTACGCCACGAACCCCGAAGGGGCGCTGGCGATGGAGCGCGGCCCGGTGCTCTGGGCAGTGACCGGATCGGCGGTCACCTGGCTGATCTCGACACTCGTCGCGGGCTGGGTCTGCGACCGCATCGGGCGACGCAACACCTACATCGCGGGGTGGATCATGCAGCTGGTCGGTGTGTTCACGCTCTTCCCGCTGGTCAACACGGGCGATGTCGGGCTGCTGTTCGCGGGCCTCGCGATCCTCACGATCGGTCTCGGATTCACATACGGCCCGCAGGCGGCGCTGTACACCGAGCTCTTCCCGGCCAGCATCCGCTTCTCCGGCGTCTCGATCTCGTATGCGATCGGCGCCATCGCGGGCGGTGCGTTCGCTCCGACGATCGCCACGGCCATCGTGCAGGCCACCGGCTCGACCGAGGCGGTCACCTGGTATCTGGCGGGCATGACCGTGCTCGGCCTGATTGCGACGCTGCTGCTGCGCGACCGCTCGGGCATCCCGCTCGGTCCCGACCATGAGGCCGAGCAGTCGGTCAGCCCGATCTACGGGCTCGCCAAGGCCTGA
- the hpaD gene encoding 3,4-dihydroxyphenylacetate 2,3-dioxygenase, translating to MTNMKDRTLTSSGFWVSQEAPIECENPTPTPKAPAPDILRCAYMELIVTDLAASRQFYVDVLGLYVTEEDDEAIYLRSTEEFIHHNLILRKGELAAVRAFSYRVRTPEDLDKAVAFFTELGCEVRREKDGFVKGIGDSVRVIDPLGFPYEFFYQSEHVERMSWRYDLHIPGELVRLDHFNQITPDVPRAVKYMQDLGFRVTEDIQDEEGTVYAAWMRRKPTVHDTAMTGGDGPRMHHVCFATHEKHNILAICDKLGALRRSDAIERGPGRHGVSNAFYLYLRDPDGHRVEIYTQDYYTGDPDNPVVTWDVHDNQRRDWWGNPVVPSWYTDGSLVLDLDGNPQPVVARTDSSEMAVTIGADGFSYTRAADDEAMPEWKQGEYKLGHQL from the coding sequence ATGACGAACATGAAGGATCGCACCCTCACCTCCTCCGGCTTCTGGGTGAGCCAGGAGGCTCCGATCGAGTGTGAGAACCCAACCCCCACCCCGAAGGCTCCGGCACCGGACATCCTGCGCTGCGCGTACATGGAGCTGATCGTCACCGATCTCGCCGCATCCCGGCAGTTCTATGTCGACGTCCTCGGCCTGTACGTCACGGAGGAGGACGACGAGGCGATCTACCTCCGTTCGACCGAGGAGTTCATCCACCACAACCTCATCCTGCGCAAGGGTGAGCTCGCCGCCGTGCGTGCGTTCTCGTACCGCGTGCGCACGCCGGAGGACCTCGACAAGGCCGTGGCGTTCTTCACGGAGCTCGGCTGCGAGGTCCGTCGTGAGAAGGATGGCTTCGTCAAGGGCATCGGCGACTCGGTGCGTGTGATAGACCCACTCGGCTTCCCGTACGAGTTCTTCTACCAGTCCGAGCACGTCGAGCGGATGTCGTGGCGCTACGACCTGCACATCCCCGGTGAGCTCGTGCGTCTGGACCACTTCAACCAGATCACCCCCGATGTCCCGCGTGCCGTGAAGTACATGCAGGACCTGGGCTTCCGCGTCACGGAGGACATCCAGGACGAGGAGGGCACGGTCTACGCCGCGTGGATGCGCCGCAAGCCCACCGTGCACGATACCGCCATGACCGGCGGCGACGGCCCGCGCATGCACCACGTGTGCTTCGCGACGCACGAGAAGCACAACATCCTGGCGATCTGCGACAAGCTCGGCGCGCTCCGCCGCTCGGATGCGATCGAGCGCGGCCCCGGCCGCCACGGTGTCTCCAACGCGTTCTACCTGTACCTGCGCGACCCTGACGGCCACCGCGTCGAGATCTACACGCAGGACTACTACACCGGCGACCCCGACAACCCCGTGGTCACCTGGGACGTGCACGACAACCAGCGCCGCGACTGGTGGGGCAACCCGGTCGTTCCCTCCTGGTACACCGACGGCAGCCTGGTGCTCGACCTCGACGGCAACCCGCAGCCCGTCGTCGCGCGCACCGACTCCTCCGAGATGGCGGTGACGATCGGCGCCGACGGCTTCTCGTACACGCGCGCCGCCGACGACGAGGCCATGCCCGAATGGAAGCAGGGCGAGTACAAGCTGGGCCACCAGCTCTAA
- a CDS encoding 2-keto-4-pentenoate hydratase, which yields MLSPEDISQIAAELAEADRTHGVIPRITARYPEATVEDSYAIQGVWRDQQVAAGRTLVGRKIGLTSKAMQQATGISEPDYGVMFDDTVYRSGDEIPVDHFSNVRIEVELAFVLKTPLEGPDCTLEDALAAIDYAVPALEVLNSHIELEGRTIVDTISDNAAYGAMVLGDVHKRPDEIDLRWVPGLLFKNGEIEETGVAAGVLNHPATGVAWLANKFHQHGSRLEAGEIILAGSFTRPMWVSRGDQVLCDYGPMGTIECHFI from the coding sequence ATGCTGTCACCAGAAGACATCTCGCAGATCGCAGCCGAGCTCGCTGAGGCCGACCGCACGCACGGCGTGATTCCGCGCATCACCGCGCGCTATCCGGAGGCCACGGTCGAGGACTCGTACGCGATCCAGGGCGTCTGGCGCGACCAGCAGGTCGCGGCCGGCCGCACCCTCGTGGGCCGCAAGATCGGCCTCACCTCGAAGGCCATGCAGCAGGCGACGGGAATCTCCGAGCCCGACTACGGCGTCATGTTCGACGACACGGTCTACCGCTCGGGAGATGAGATCCCCGTCGATCATTTCTCGAACGTGCGGATCGAGGTCGAGCTGGCGTTCGTGCTCAAGACGCCTCTCGAGGGTCCGGACTGCACGCTCGAGGACGCACTGGCTGCGATCGACTACGCGGTCCCGGCGCTGGAGGTCCTGAACTCGCACATCGAACTCGAAGGGCGCACGATCGTCGACACGATCAGCGACAACGCCGCCTACGGGGCGATGGTGCTCGGTGATGTGCACAAGCGCCCGGATGAGATCGACCTGCGCTGGGTTCCGGGGCTCCTGTTCAAGAACGGCGAGATCGAGGAGACCGGAGTGGCCGCGGGCGTGCTCAACCACCCCGCAACCGGTGTCGCCTGGCTCGCCAACAAGTTCCATCAGCACGGCTCCCGTCTCGAAGCAGGAGAGATCATCCTGGCGGGGTCCTTCACACGGCCCATGTGGGTGTCTCGTGGCGACCAGGTGCTGTGCGACTACGGACCGATGGGAACGATCGAATGCCACTTCATCTGA
- a CDS encoding GntR family transcriptional regulator, translating into MTGSKSEQAYVWLRARISAREFGPGYRLVLGAIADELGMSVVPVREAIRRLEAEGLVTFERNVGARVTLVDQSEYAHTMQTLGIVEGAATSLSAPLLDEDTLARAEAINERMKALLDHFDAHIFTDLNREFHSVLYEPCPNPHILDLVHRGWARLSGIRDTTFAYVPGRAQHSVEEHTRILELIRAGAEPIEIELAARNHRWRTMDAFLHALHPTPTDSRKTEGR; encoded by the coding sequence ATGACGGGAAGCAAGTCCGAACAGGCGTACGTCTGGCTGCGCGCGCGCATCAGCGCTCGTGAATTCGGCCCCGGCTATCGCCTCGTCCTCGGCGCCATCGCCGACGAACTCGGCATGAGCGTCGTGCCCGTGCGCGAGGCCATCCGACGGCTGGAGGCAGAGGGACTCGTCACCTTCGAGCGCAATGTCGGAGCACGCGTCACCCTCGTCGACCAGAGCGAGTACGCGCACACGATGCAGACGCTCGGCATCGTCGAAGGCGCGGCGACGTCGCTGTCGGCACCCCTTCTCGACGAGGACACCCTCGCGCGGGCCGAGGCGATCAACGAGCGCATGAAGGCGCTGCTCGACCACTTCGACGCGCACATCTTCACCGACCTCAACCGCGAGTTCCACTCCGTGCTCTACGAGCCGTGCCCGAACCCGCACATCCTCGACCTCGTGCACCGCGGCTGGGCGCGCCTGTCCGGCATCCGCGACACGACCTTCGCCTACGTACCCGGTCGTGCTCAGCACTCCGTCGAAGAGCACACCCGCATCCTCGAACTCATCCGCGCGGGCGCAGAGCCGATCGAGATCGAGCTCGCCGCCCGCAACCACCGTTGGCGCACGATGGATGCCTTCCTCCACGCGCTGCACCCCACACCCACCGATTCCCGCAAGACAGAAGGACGATGA
- a CDS encoding alpha/beta hydrolase, which translates to MTSSTPRRRVTIAAAAVAAVLTTLSLAGCTFGPNEQPEAAQQRIDFPNVYAQEIAWGECDESFGMPEPFAQMLADRGAPVESFQCAMIDVPLDWNDPSRDETVKLAISHLPSPSGDAKEALFSNPGGPGQSGLSHAFTLTASEGFTDVYAAYDLIGIDPRGVGLSTPVACESVSSIRSVNLATCADANPIAHSMGTSQAARDMELVRALIDAERFNYLGYSYGTVLGATYSTLFPEQVGRMLLDGAIDSGWSSLTGNFDQAMAIVGALSQLLSDCGTLYEQTSCPIADPDALNTVKNQLDDAPLVASDGTPVPGEMFLHYLISGLYQADGGREIVLDVSSRALAGEQMAIDFLAEQMAGGGAKVNLSGTFVKCHSFPADPDIPGFLAHIEDAEIPALLNGPGVNDAVLREHVDLSCFALAESGDDITDSFTGPAGDPVLVIGITGDHATPYARSESLVRQLGNAHLLTLQGNGHGASFQGRSTCADDAATAYLLTGALPPDDLICTDD; encoded by the coding sequence ATGACCTCGTCCACTCCCCGCCGCCGCGTCACGATCGCTGCGGCCGCCGTCGCCGCGGTTCTCACGACGCTGTCCCTCGCGGGGTGCACGTTCGGACCCAATGAGCAGCCCGAGGCCGCCCAGCAGAGGATCGACTTCCCGAACGTGTATGCGCAGGAGATCGCCTGGGGCGAGTGCGATGAGAGCTTCGGGATGCCCGAGCCGTTCGCCCAGATGCTCGCTGACCGGGGCGCCCCGGTCGAGAGCTTCCAGTGCGCCATGATCGACGTGCCGCTCGACTGGAACGACCCGAGCCGCGACGAGACGGTGAAGCTCGCGATCTCCCACCTGCCCTCCCCCTCCGGCGACGCGAAGGAGGCGCTGTTCAGCAACCCCGGCGGCCCCGGCCAGAGCGGACTGAGCCACGCGTTCACCCTGACCGCCTCCGAGGGTTTCACCGACGTCTACGCCGCCTATGACCTCATCGGAATCGACCCGCGCGGCGTCGGATTGAGCACGCCGGTGGCGTGCGAGTCCGTCAGCAGCATCCGGAGCGTCAATCTCGCCACCTGCGCCGACGCCAACCCCATCGCGCACTCGATGGGCACCTCTCAGGCCGCCCGCGACATGGAGCTCGTGCGCGCGCTGATCGATGCGGAGCGCTTCAACTATCTGGGCTACTCCTACGGCACCGTCCTGGGCGCGACCTACTCGACGCTCTTCCCCGAGCAGGTCGGACGGATGCTTCTCGACGGCGCCATCGACAGCGGGTGGAGCTCCCTCACGGGCAACTTCGACCAGGCCATGGCGATCGTGGGGGCCCTGTCTCAGCTCCTCAGCGACTGCGGAACACTCTACGAGCAGACGTCGTGCCCGATCGCCGATCCTGACGCGCTGAACACCGTCAAGAATCAGCTCGATGACGCACCGCTGGTGGCCTCCGACGGCACGCCCGTACCGGGAGAGATGTTCCTGCACTACCTGATCTCCGGGCTCTACCAGGCGGATGGCGGGCGAGAGATCGTCCTTGATGTCAGCAGCCGGGCACTCGCCGGCGAGCAGATGGCGATCGACTTCCTCGCCGAGCAGATGGCGGGCGGCGGCGCGAAGGTCAACCTGTCCGGAACTTTCGTCAAGTGCCACTCCTTCCCCGCTGACCCCGACATCCCCGGTTTCCTCGCGCACATCGAGGACGCAGAGATCCCGGCACTGCTCAACGGCCCGGGTGTCAACGACGCGGTGCTGCGCGAGCACGTCGACCTCTCCTGCTTCGCTCTCGCGGAGAGCGGCGATGACATCACCGACAGCTTCACCGGACCAGCCGGCGACCCCGTCCTGGTCATCGGCATCACCGGCGACCACGCGACCCCGTATGCCCGCAGCGAGAGCCTGGTGCGACAGCTCGGAAACGCCCATCTGCTGACGCTGCAGGGCAATGGGCACGGCGCCTCCTTCCAGGGACGCTCGACGTGCGCCGACGACGCCGCGACGGCCTATCTGCTCACCGGCGCATTGCCTCCCGACGACCTCATCTGCACCGACGACTGA